A stretch of Pseudomonadota bacterium DNA encodes these proteins:
- a CDS encoding fibronectin-binding domain-containing protein, whose amino-acid sequence AGLEVLRGLLLAGISRARDRVVRRAAAQERDLEKAEQFEQWRQYGDLLTANMYRVPHRATEITLEDYMHDGALVRIPLDPDKSASENAQAYYERYRKSKRGVDAIADVITRSQHDIAYLDSLASSVETAVERDELREIEAQMMAEGLLSGTPRKRPRSLAAKPRRYEKGGYDILVGRNPRQNELLTLRMARPEDWWLHARQIPGAHVVIRGKGGEAVPPDDVIRAAARLAAGFSRAASAGRVAVDYTRVKHVKKPPGTPAGYVTYSREQTVDVAPGIDLEEAAQ is encoded by the coding sequence GCCGGCCTCGAGGTGCTGCGCGGTCTGCTGCTCGCGGGGATCTCTCGCGCCCGCGACCGCGTGGTGCGCCGGGCTGCGGCCCAGGAGCGCGATCTCGAGAAGGCCGAGCAGTTCGAGCAGTGGCGACAGTACGGCGATCTGCTGACGGCCAACATGTACCGCGTCCCTCACCGAGCCACCGAGATCACGCTCGAAGACTACATGCACGACGGCGCCCTGGTGCGCATTCCTCTCGATCCGGACAAGTCGGCGTCAGAGAACGCCCAGGCCTACTACGAGCGCTATCGCAAGAGCAAGCGCGGCGTCGACGCGATCGCAGATGTCATCACGCGCTCGCAGCACGACATCGCCTATCTCGACAGTCTCGCGTCGTCGGTCGAGACCGCGGTGGAACGCGACGAGCTGCGTGAGATCGAGGCCCAGATGATGGCCGAGGGGCTTCTCAGCGGAACCCCTCGCAAGCGCCCGCGAAGCCTCGCCGCGAAGCCACGGCGGTACGAGAAGGGGGGCTACGACATCCTGGTCGGGCGCAATCCGCGCCAGAACGAGCTGCTCACCCTCCGGATGGCGCGCCCAGAAGACTGGTGGCTGCACGCGCGTCAGATCCCGGGCGCCCACGTGGTCATTCGTGGAAAGGGCGGGGAGGCCGTGCCACCGGACGACGTCATCCGCGCCGCCGCCCGGCTGGCCGCGGGATTCAGTCGAGCGGCCTCGGCAGGACGGGTGGCGGTCGACTACACCCGCGTCAAGCACGTGAAGAAGCCCCCCGGAACGCCGGCAGGGTATGTCACCTACAGCCGTGAGCAGACGGTCGACGTGGCGCCGGGCATCGACCTGGAGGAGGCTGCGCAGTGA
- a CDS encoding carboxypeptidase, which produces MATRKPRGVAYDPSRYYKYEALTAYMHAVAEAYPHLVKVHSIGRSPHGRDLWLAEVTNTATGPADEKPAYWMDGNTHATELAGSAACLYALHHFTQGFNVDPDVTRLLDTRTVYILPRLSPDGAEYCLETGDYLRSVNRPYPFEERWEGLRPCDVNGDGRILQMRVRDRRGEWKVCDTDRRLLVKRAPDDHEGEFYRIFREGMIEDWDQFRVEVKPSPYRMDFNRNYPYNWVPEFDQGGAGNYPLSEPETRAVVDFLHAHPNICGVNTYHTYSAVILRPFSMKPDEDMPVGDLDTYKALGARGTAFTGYPCMSVYHDFRDHPKDFIRGGFDDMCYEHLGVFAFTTEIWSIGKAAGLDVKDPMKFLCERTTEDMLAIFAWHDREKIDAFVDWTPFEHPQLGPVEIGGWQTLFSWSNPPPRFLPEICDQLTRFSMAHALASPRLVLERFDEEVLSRKPVLRKITLAVANEGYLPTNVTEIARKRRISRPIEVELSLPSGVELVMGERRVEVDHLDGISNVVNAGYADTTYYRGTTERHRQKIEWLVRGAGEIGVTVKSARAGVLRATTAR; this is translated from the coding sequence ATGGCGACACGAAAACCCCGGGGCGTTGCGTACGACCCCAGTCGATACTACAAGTACGAGGCTCTGACGGCGTACATGCACGCCGTGGCCGAGGCCTATCCGCATCTCGTCAAGGTGCACTCCATCGGACGCTCGCCCCACGGGCGAGACCTGTGGCTCGCCGAGGTGACCAACACCGCCACCGGCCCGGCCGATGAGAAGCCCGCCTACTGGATGGACGGCAACACCCACGCCACCGAGCTCGCCGGGTCGGCCGCCTGCCTGTACGCGCTGCATCACTTCACCCAGGGCTTCAACGTCGATCCGGACGTGACACGCCTCCTCGACACCCGCACGGTCTACATCCTGCCGCGGCTGTCTCCCGATGGCGCCGAGTACTGCCTCGAGACCGGAGACTACCTGCGATCGGTCAACCGCCCCTACCCGTTCGAAGAGCGCTGGGAAGGGCTGCGCCCCTGCGACGTGAACGGCGACGGTCGCATCCTGCAGATGCGCGTGCGCGATCGTCGCGGCGAGTGGAAGGTCTGCGACACCGATCGCCGGCTGCTGGTGAAGCGCGCCCCAGACGACCACGAAGGCGAGTTCTACCGCATCTTCCGCGAAGGCATGATCGAGGACTGGGATCAGTTCCGCGTCGAGGTGAAGCCAAGCCCCTACCGCATGGACTTCAACCGCAACTACCCCTACAACTGGGTGCCGGAATTCGATCAGGGCGGAGCGGGGAACTATCCCCTCTCCGAGCCGGAGACCCGCGCGGTGGTCGATTTCCTCCACGCGCACCCGAACATCTGCGGCGTCAACACGTATCACACCTACAGCGCCGTCATCCTGCGCCCGTTCTCGATGAAGCCCGACGAGGACATGCCGGTGGGCGATCTCGACACCTACAAGGCCCTGGGCGCGCGCGGCACGGCCTTCACAGGATACCCGTGCATGTCGGTGTACCATGACTTCCGCGATCACCCCAAGGACTTCATCCGCGGGGGCTTCGACGACATGTGCTACGAACATCTCGGCGTTTTCGCGTTCACCACCGAGATCTGGTCCATCGGCAAGGCTGCAGGCCTCGATGTGAAAGACCCCATGAAGTTCCTCTGCGAGCGCACCACCGAAGACATGCTTGCCATCTTCGCCTGGCACGACAGAGAGAAGATCGACGCCTTCGTCGACTGGACGCCCTTCGAGCACCCCCAGCTCGGTCCCGTCGAGATCGGAGGGTGGCAGACCCTGTTCTCGTGGTCGAATCCGCCGCCGCGCTTCCTGCCTGAGATCTGCGATCAGCTCACCCGCTTCTCCATGGCCCACGCACTGGCGTCGCCACGCCTCGTGCTCGAGCGATTCGACGAGGAGGTGCTGTCACGCAAGCCGGTGCTGCGAAAGATCACGCTGGCCGTGGCCAATGAAGGCTACCTTCCCACGAACGTGACCGAGATCGCCCGCAAGCGCCGCATCAGCCGCCCCATCGAGGTCGAGCTCTCGCTGCCGAGCGGCGTCGAGCTCGTCATGGGCGAGCGGCGCGTAGAGGTCGACCATCTCGACGGCATCTCCAATGTGGTGAACGCAGGCTACGCCGACACCACGTACTACAGGGGAACGACCGAGCGACATCGCCAGAAGATCGAGTGGCTCGTGCGCGGCGCCGGAGAGATCGGCGTCACGGTGAAGAGCGCTCGGGCGGGCGTGCTGCGCGCCACCACGGCACGCTAA
- a CDS encoding DNA mismatch repair protein MutS codes for MLPPVDPRSAHVARLEASRATREAAWAQVRTLGTARLVVFLVFVALAWLVTERHALAGAWLWIPFAAFIALVLRHREVLARHEQARRAVSFHDDALHRLDDAWIGRGVEGTRFIDPAHPYSGDLDLFGPGSLFELLCGARTAAGEACLARWLCAPADLDTVRERQRAVDELRGRLALREALATVCDARGVIDGERLTRWGDRELTLTSPVTRIVAAVLGGLSFAALLAWGAGLDARPFLALFALGQLFALWPREAVSQVTRGIDGPRHDLSLLADFLACIEGERVASPLLQSLWQRLEGQPSVRLRALITRMEYAEAMRNIFFAPFGVVLLWSTQVACAIEAWRARDGARVGVWVEVLGEIEALLSLAALAFESPADVFPELEKSGPVFDGAGLAHPLLPRARAVPNDVRLDGGMQLMLVSGSNMAGKSSLLRTVGVNTVLALAGGTVRATSLRISLLAVGACMRIHDSLQQGVSHFYAEITRLRHIVDLAGQPGRPLLFLLDEILHGTNSHDRRIGAEAVVRSLIARGALGLVTTHDLALTGIVEALAPRAINVHLQDEMIDGVMRFDYTLRAGVVEHSNAVALMRAVGLDV; via the coding sequence ATGCTTCCTCCGGTTGATCCGCGCAGCGCGCACGTCGCGCGCCTCGAAGCCAGTCGCGCCACGCGTGAGGCCGCCTGGGCGCAGGTTCGCACCCTCGGCACGGCGCGCCTGGTGGTCTTTCTTGTCTTCGTGGCCTTGGCCTGGCTTGTCACCGAGCGCCACGCGCTCGCGGGGGCGTGGCTCTGGATTCCCTTCGCGGCCTTCATCGCGCTCGTGCTGCGTCATCGCGAGGTGCTGGCGCGTCACGAGCAGGCCCGTCGCGCGGTCTCGTTCCACGACGACGCGCTGCACCGGCTCGACGATGCGTGGATCGGGCGAGGCGTCGAGGGAACGCGGTTCATCGACCCGGCCCATCCCTACAGCGGCGACCTCGACCTCTTCGGCCCCGGCTCTCTCTTCGAGCTCTTGTGCGGGGCGCGCACGGCGGCGGGAGAGGCGTGTCTCGCCCGCTGGCTGTGCGCGCCGGCAGACCTCGACACGGTGCGTGAGCGCCAGCGCGCCGTCGATGAGCTTCGCGGGCGTCTCGCGCTTCGAGAGGCGCTCGCCACGGTGTGCGACGCCCGCGGCGTGATCGATGGCGAGCGGCTCACGCGCTGGGGAGACCGCGAGCTCACGCTCACCTCACCGGTGACCCGGATTGTCGCTGCCGTGCTCGGTGGCCTGTCTTTCGCCGCGCTCCTCGCGTGGGGGGCTGGCCTCGACGCGCGCCCCTTCCTCGCGCTTTTCGCTCTCGGTCAGCTCTTTGCGCTCTGGCCGCGCGAGGCCGTGTCTCAGGTGACGCGGGGCATCGACGGACCGCGACACGATCTCTCGCTCCTGGCAGACTTCCTGGCGTGCATCGAGGGCGAGCGCGTCGCGTCTCCCCTCCTGCAGTCGCTCTGGCAGCGCCTCGAGGGGCAGCCGTCGGTGCGTCTGCGGGCGTTGATCACACGCATGGAGTACGCCGAGGCCATGCGCAACATCTTCTTCGCCCCCTTCGGCGTGGTTCTGCTCTGGTCGACGCAGGTCGCGTGCGCCATCGAAGCCTGGCGCGCGCGTGACGGGGCGCGTGTGGGGGTGTGGGTCGAGGTGCTGGGCGAGATCGAGGCGCTGCTGTCTCTCGCTGCGCTCGCGTTCGAGAGCCCCGCCGATGTGTTTCCCGAACTGGAGAAGAGCGGCCCTGTGTTCGACGGTGCGGGACTGGCCCATCCTCTTCTTCCGCGGGCGCGGGCGGTGCCGAACGATGTGCGTCTCGACGGCGGTATGCAGCTGATGCTGGTGAGCGGATCGAACATGGCGGGAAAGAGCTCGCTGCTGCGCACCGTGGGGGTGAACACCGTGCTCGCGCTCGCAGGGGGAACGGTGCGTGCGACCTCGCTGCGCATCAGCCTGCTTGCCGTGGGGGCCTGCATGCGCATCCATGACAGCCTGCAGCAGGGGGTTTCGCATTTCTATGCCGAGATCACCCGGCTGCGCCACATCGTCGACCTCGCAGGCCAGCCCGGGCGTCCCCTGCTCTTCCTGCTCGACGAGATCCTGCACGGCACGAACTCCCACGATCGGCGCATCGGCGCGGAGGCCGTGGTGCGCTCGCTCATCGCGCGCGGCGCTCTGGGACTCGTCACCACCCACGATCTGGCCCTCACCGGAATCGTCGAGGCGCTCGCCCCGCGGGCGATCAACGTGCATCTCCAGGATGAGATGATCGATGGGGTGATGCGCTTCGATTACACGCTGCGCGCGGGGGTGGTGGAGCACAGCAACGCTGTGGCCCTCATGCGCGCGGTGGGGCTCGACGTCTGA
- a CDS encoding O-antigen ligase domain-containing protein, giving the protein MATEAHEPSCSPPPTARVLFTVLGALLCVAGWGKLEINLGTWLHVSLGGSASGVFRLLLLTYLATRIAARDIDLRRTGWLREPFVWLCLVAIASPLWNDPDPAWPVRRHDTAQIFSLVLPALIVYSSTRYLLDQGFHVFSLPLLRILDVALTLVSAQVLISAPTVLTDLHQVDSNYEHHTHIAMRMVMAMPITLGLLFSDRRRAEEEGQAASGPGRQALYLLLLALQAIGLMIAHSRIGFIAFAVVMAHGALNATSARLRRAMVVASLGLALAALAVPQVRASVSSLLHLRTEENYQRRVVIYQTNLALMARHPWLGLGFSSRTFLYAGRALEGETFEYEHPHNLYMQIPVYLGLPGTACLVALLISIGAATRRLRERVAEDQAPLLLGLRGALVGLAVMNLAETVLSSERLTFMVPVLIAFVMSWSRLVSAAPQASTGDQTSSPTARMRATALLCSTTPARSV; this is encoded by the coding sequence ATGGCGACCGAAGCGCACGAGCCTTCCTGCAGCCCTCCCCCCACCGCTCGCGTGCTGTTCACGGTTCTGGGCGCGCTTCTATGCGTTGCCGGATGGGGCAAGCTCGAGATCAACCTGGGCACGTGGCTACACGTAAGCCTGGGGGGCAGCGCGAGCGGGGTGTTCCGGCTGCTGCTGCTGACGTACCTCGCAACGCGCATCGCGGCCCGCGACATCGATCTGCGCCGCACCGGCTGGTTGCGCGAGCCCTTCGTCTGGCTCTGTCTCGTCGCCATCGCATCGCCCCTCTGGAACGACCCAGACCCGGCCTGGCCGGTGCGGCGTCACGACACCGCACAGATCTTCAGCCTCGTCCTGCCTGCCCTCATCGTATACAGCAGCACCCGCTATCTGCTCGACCAGGGCTTTCACGTCTTCAGCCTTCCGCTGCTGCGCATCCTCGACGTGGCCCTGACCCTGGTCTCGGCGCAGGTTCTCATCTCCGCTCCAACCGTGCTCACCGACCTTCATCAGGTCGACTCGAACTACGAGCACCACACCCACATCGCCATGCGCATGGTGATGGCCATGCCCATCACCCTCGGGCTGCTCTTCAGCGACCGCCGACGCGCAGAAGAGGAAGGGCAGGCCGCGAGCGGTCCCGGCAGGCAAGCCCTCTACCTGCTCTTGCTCGCGCTCCAGGCGATCGGCCTCATGATCGCGCACTCCCGAATCGGGTTCATCGCGTTTGCGGTCGTGATGGCCCACGGGGCGCTGAATGCCACATCGGCTCGGCTGCGGCGCGCCATGGTCGTGGCCTCGCTCGGCCTGGCACTGGCCGCGCTGGCGGTGCCACAGGTGCGCGCCAGCGTGTCGAGCCTGCTGCATCTGCGCACGGAGGAGAACTACCAGCGAAGGGTCGTGATCTATCAGACCAACCTCGCTCTCATGGCCCGTCACCCGTGGCTGGGCCTGGGCTTCTCCTCACGCACGTTCCTCTACGCCGGACGCGCGCTGGAAGGGGAGACCTTCGAATACGAGCACCCCCACAACCTGTACATGCAGATCCCGGTGTATCTCGGGCTGCCCGGCACAGCCTGCCTCGTCGCGCTGCTGATCAGCATCGGCGCGGCAACGCGCCGCTTGCGAGAGCGCGTTGCAGAAGACCAGGCCCCGCTGCTGCTCGGCCTGCGTGGGGCCCTCGTGGGCCTGGCCGTCATGAACCTCGCCGAGACGGTGCTCTCGAGCGAGCGACTCACCTTCATGGTGCCGGTGCTCATCGCGTTCGTGATGTCTTGGTCACGCCTGGTCAGCGCTGCGCCGCAGGCGTCGACAGGAGATCAGACGTCGAGCCCCACCGCGCGCATGAGGGCCACAGCGTTGCTGTGCTCCACCACCCCCGCGCGCAGCGTGTAA